The sequence below is a genomic window from Desulfobacterales bacterium.
TGTCAAGGTCTTGTTGAGAACCGTAATGGTCCTGGATAGATCCGGTTTCGATTACGCCGCTTCAAGCTCCCGGCTGCGTGAACCTTTGATTGGGATCCGGTCCCAAATCGCCAAACTGCCCATACAACGACACCCCGTTTGCGCCTATGGAAATAATTACTTCAGCAAGGTTTCCTTTATGATCGTTTCATATACGCGTTGTAATGGGATATGTCTTTCCAACGCAATTTTCTTACAAACCTCAAACTCCGGTACGATCCGAACGCCACCGGACGGATCCTTTATTTTTTTAACCTGAACCGGCCCAAAGGATGTTTCCACCAGAATCTTCTCGCGTTTTAGTTTCTGCCGATGGGATGCATAATAACGGACGCCCAGGGAAGTGGTTTCCGCCAAAATGCACCCCACAATTTCATCTTTCCGATCTTCATGACACAGAACCTGCAGCATCGTTCCCGGTCTGTTTTTTTTCATGTAGACTGGAAACAGGCAGACATCTAAAGCGCCCTTGGCAAACAGTCGTTCCATGGTGTATCCCAGAACTTCCGGATTCATATCGTCAATGCCGGTTTCGATCACCAAAATCGTGTCTGATTCGAATTTGGATTGCACCTCCTCCGGGTCTATCGGTTCCTGGCCGAGGATGATCCTTAACAGGTTGGGCGTCGATTCCAACTGGTAAGTTCCGGCGCCGTATCCGACTTTTTGAACCACCATATTTTTCATTTTCCCAAAAGAACGGGATAAGGCCGCCACAATGGCTGCGCCGGTCGGTGTCACCAGTTCAAAGGGTATTTCCGTGCCGTAAACCGGCACACCCTTGAGAATTGCAAGCGTAGCCGGCGCCGGCACCGGCAATGTGCCGTGCCGACATTTAACAAATCCGCTCCCCAAAGGGATTTTTGAAACTTCTATTGTTTCAATACCTAAGAATTCCAGACAAAGTGCCGTGCCGACAATATCGACAATCGCATCAACACCCCCCACTTCGTGAAAATGGACGCTATCATTGGGGCAATTGTGGATCCCGGCCTCAGCCGTCGCAAGCCGATCGAAAATATCACCGCTCCGATCCTTTACGCTTTGTGAAAAAGGGCTGCTGAGAATCATTGACTGGATCTGGCTGTAATTTCTCGAACCGGATTCCTTCAGAACATCGACGTTGACCCTCTTTGCTGAAATTCCATGAACAGAAACCTCCGTGGCCGAAAGTTCAAAGCCGGATAGCGGAATTTTTTTGAGTTCATCCACAAGCCATTGAACCGGCACACCCAGATCAACAAAGGCGCCCAACGTCATGTCTCCGCTGATCCCGGAGAAACAGTCAAAATAGGCCCGCATATTATTTGTTTTCTCCTGCGGCATGAAGCTTTATGATTTCTATTATCAGTTCAGTCGTTTGAATCATATCCGTCAGTTTTATGGATTCCCTCACCGTGTGCATATCCCGCATCCCGGTACCCAGCACGCCGGTCACAATCCCCTTTTCAAAGAAAATGTTTGCATCCGCACCGCCTCCGGTGCTCTTGGTTATCATCTTTCTGCCGAGGATCTGACTGGCTTTCCGGGACAAAACCACGACGGGATGATCGTCAGGAATTTGGGTGCGGGAAAAATCATGCTTAACACTAACTTCCAGGCGGGGCGCACCCTCGTCATTCGACGGCTTATATTCGGCAACGGCTGTCCGGAAGGAGGATACAATCTTGTCGGTAACCGACCTTAGCTTTTCCTCGTCGTGACTTCTGACTTCTCCTTTTACCGTCACCAGTTTCGGGACGATATTGATCGCCGTGCCGCCTTCAATGACGCCGATATTACAGGTTGTCTCCCGGTCGATCCGGCCGATTTGGAGCCCGGCAATTGCCTTGCCGGCCAGCCAGATGGCGTTGATCCCTTTTTCAGGGGCTGCACCGGCATGGGCATCTTTGCCATGGATTTTAAACTCCAAGCGATTTGCGGAGGGTGCTCGTGTGATAATGCCCTCTGTGTCGGTTGCATCCAGTGCAAATCCA
It includes:
- the larC gene encoding nickel pincer cofactor biosynthesis protein LarC; translation: MRAYFDCFSGISGDMTLGAFVDLGVPVQWLVDELKKIPLSGFELSATEVSVHGISAKRVNVDVLKESGSRNYSQIQSMILSSPFSQSVKDRSGDIFDRLATAEAGIHNCPNDSVHFHEVGGVDAIVDIVGTALCLEFLGIETIEVSKIPLGSGFVKCRHGTLPVPAPATLAILKGVPVYGTEIPFELVTPTGAAIVAALSRSFGKMKNMVVQKVGYGAGTYQLESTPNLLRIILGQEPIDPEEVQSKFESDTILVIETGIDDMNPEVLGYTMERLFAKGALDVCLFPVYMKKNRPGTMLQVLCHEDRKDEIVGCILAETTSLGVRYYASHRQKLKREKILVETSFGPVQVKKIKDPSGGVRIVPEFEVCKKIALERHIPLQRVYETIIKETLLK
- a CDS encoding M20/M25/M40 family metallo-hydrolase — protein: MINKDRLAETFKRLVGIDSVSKNEGGIAKTLREILESMGAEVFSDNAGSKTGSNTGNLIAKISGNVDAPPLLLNAHMDTVDPGKGVRAVLKNGTFTSDGTTILGADDKSAIAILLEAIKVIKEKGLPHGPLEVVLTICEEIGLQGAKNLDYKLISASYGFALDATDTEGIITRAPSANRLEFKIHGKDAHAGAAPEKGINAIWLAGKAIAGLQIGRIDRETTCNIGVIEGGTAINIVPKLVTVKGEVRSHDEEKLRSVTDKIVSSFRTAVAEYKPSNDEGAPRLEVSVKHDFSRTQIPDDHPVVVLSRKASQILGRKMITKSTGGGADANIFFEKGIVTGVLGTGMRDMHTVRESIKLTDMIQTTELIIEIIKLHAAGENK